A region from the uncultured Stenotrophomonas sp. genome encodes:
- a CDS encoding hypothetical protein (Evidence 5 : No homology to any previously reported sequences) has translation MRNACWPVSTTTKASAGRTCPCARRSSSMPTRNAACCGCCVGVTSRPGKATSRAVGSSTTNWPPPLRARRRPTTTPCCACSSVSPRPRASSRRRYGRPSRPRCPTRTRRRNPCPPPTPTRPRSNACRMPWPGTAANSACPTACLLRASTWKPCCRTATGPHRWPAGAGNNLNRCYAPSWRNRKARARIRRPHGAIAQLGERRVRNAKVGSSILPGSTISRPKRRIERCGVFVCATVGKFLRFFPCRIRQTSVSCASSPAATPRKQSGSVAQLVEQGIENPRVGGSIPSRATTRFKGLQKCKPFLFARLLARRNIERKLHTAACGFA, from the coding sequence ATGCGCAACGCCTGTTGGCCAGTGTCGACAACGACGAAGGCGAGCGCTGGCCGCACCTGTCCATGCGCGCGGCGCAGTTCCTCGATGCCGACGCGCAACGCCGCCTGTTGCGGCTGCTGCGTTGGCGTGACCAGCAGGCCCGGCAAAGCGACAAGCCGCGCAGTTGGATCCTCGACAACGAACTGGCCGCCACCCTTGCGCGCACGCCGCCGGCCGACCACGACACCTTGCTGCGCCTGTTCGAGCGTTTCCCCAAGGCCCCGCGCAAGCTCTCGCAGGCGGTATGGCAGACCCTCCAGACCCCGCTGCCCGACGAGGACCAGGCGCCGCAACCCCTGCCCGCCACCGACGCCAACAAGGCCGCGCTCAAACGCCTGCAGGATGCCGTGGCCAGGCACGGCGGCGAACTCGGCCTGCCCGACGGCCTGCTTGCTTCGCGCAAGCACCTGGAAGCCCTGCTGCAGAACGGCGACTGGCCCGCACCGCTGGCCGGCTGGCGCAGGCAACAACTTGAACCGCTGCTACGCCCCCTCTTGGCGAAACCGGAAAGCACGCGCTAGAATCCGCCGGCCACACGGGGCCATAGCTCAGCTGGGAGAGCGTCGCGTTCGCAATGCGAAGGTCGGGAGTTCGATCCTCCCTGGCTCCACCATATCCAGACCGAAACGCCGCATCGAAAGATGCGGCGTTTTTGTTTGCGCGACGGTCGGGAAATTTCTTCGGTTTTTCCCTTGCCGAATCCGGCAGACCTCCGTATCATGCGCGTCCTCGCCGGCCGCAACGCCGCGAAAACAAAGTGGCTCGGTAGCTCAGTTGGTAGAGCAGGGGATTGAAAATCCCCGTGTCGGCGGTTCGATTCCGTCCCGAGCCACCACAAGATTCAAGGGCTTGCAGAAATGCAAGCCCTTTTTGTTTGCCCGTCTCCTCGCCCGGCGCAATATCGAACGAAAGCTTCACACCGCCGCGTGCGGCTTTGCTTAG
- the rnd gene encoding Ribonuclease D gives MAHWIKHPSELEARQQQRPARIGLDTEFIRERTYWPQLALVQMAVGDEVLLIDPLIPGMADALRPWLEDTAILKVMHSASEDLVAFKCACGVLPRPLFDTQIGAALAGIGGGMGYQKLVAEITGTTLPKGETRSDWMRRPLSPSQLEYAADDVEYLFALHDAIDQRLHELGRQAWMQDDAQRLLASVDNDEGERWPHLSMRAAQFLDADAQRRLLRLLRWRDQQARQSDKPRSWILDNELAATLARTPPADHDTLLRLFERFPKAPRKLSQAVWQTLQTPLPDEDQAPQPLPATDANKAALKRLQDAVARHGGELGLPDGLLASRKHLEALLQNGDWPAPLAGWRRQQLEPLLRPLLAKPESTR, from the coding sequence GTGGCTCACTGGATCAAACACCCATCCGAACTGGAGGCGCGCCAGCAACAGCGCCCCGCGCGCATCGGACTGGACACCGAATTCATCCGCGAACGCACCTACTGGCCGCAACTGGCACTGGTGCAGATGGCGGTCGGCGACGAAGTCCTGCTGATCGATCCGTTGATCCCCGGCATGGCCGACGCCCTGCGCCCGTGGCTGGAGGACACCGCCATCCTCAAGGTCATGCACAGCGCCAGCGAGGATCTGGTCGCGTTCAAGTGCGCTTGCGGCGTGTTGCCACGGCCGCTGTTCGACACCCAGATCGGCGCCGCGCTGGCCGGCATCGGCGGCGGCATGGGCTACCAGAAGCTGGTGGCGGAAATCACCGGCACCACCCTGCCCAAGGGCGAGACACGCTCGGACTGGATGCGCCGCCCGCTGTCACCGTCGCAACTCGAATACGCCGCGGACGACGTCGAATACCTGTTCGCCCTGCACGACGCCATCGACCAGCGCCTGCACGAACTGGGCAGGCAGGCGTGGATGCAGGACGATGCGCAACGCCTGTTGGCCAGTGTCGACAACGACGAAGGCGAGCGCTGGCCGCACCTGTCCATGCGCGCGGCGCAGTTCCTCGATGCCGACGCGCAACGCCGCCTGTTGCGGCTGCTGCGTTGGCGTGACCAGCAGGCCCGGCAAAGCGACAAGCCGCGCAGTTGGATCCTCGACAACGAACTGGCCGCCACCCTTGCGCGCACGCCGCCGGCCGACCACGACACCTTGCTGCGCCTGTTCGAGCGTTTCCCCAAGGCCCCGCGCAAGCTCTCGCAGGCGGTATGGCAGACCCTCCAGACCCCGCTGCCCGACGAGGACCAGGCGCCGCAACCCCTGCCCGCCACCGACGCCAACAAGGCCGCGCTCAAACGCCTGCAGGATGCCGTGGCCAGGCACGGCGGCGAACTCGGCCTGCCCGACGGCCTGCTTGCTTCGCGCAAGCACCTGGAAGCCCTGCTGCAGAACGGCGACTGGCCCGCACCGCTGGCCGGCTGGCGCAGGCAACAACTTGAACCGCTGCTACGCCCCCTCTTGGCGAAACCGGAAAGCACGCGCTAG